One Candidatus Limnocylindrales bacterium genomic window carries:
- the coaBC gene encoding bifunctional phosphopantothenoylcysteine decarboxylase/phosphopantothenate--cysteine ligase CoaBC, producing MHRLAGNRVLLCVGGGIAAYKAAEVVRRLLAAGADVQVAMTQAAREFITPLTLQALSRRPVATSLLDPGEDATIGHIKIAQDADAVLVAPATADLIARMAAGMADDIVTAALLVTRAPVVVAPAMNTHMLSHPATARNIAALASFGHRIVDSDHGELACGYEGLGRLPDPEVLLAELSAALSPQDLTGVRVLVSAGPTREPLDPVRYLTNRSSGRMGYAVAAAAWRRGARVTLVSGPTSLAAPRGVERIDVGTAAEMKKALEAHADASDVIVMVAAVADYRPSRVAEAKIKKKAGEPMVLELAENEDILAALARRSSDAIVVGFAAETNDVVRHGRDKLVRKGVDLIVANDVTRAGAGFETETNAAVLLDAAGEDEETGLVTKDELADRILDRVVALRARPRARRAVTSA from the coding sequence ATGCATCGCCTGGCCGGCAACCGCGTTCTTCTTTGCGTGGGCGGCGGCATCGCCGCCTACAAGGCCGCCGAGGTGGTCCGACGGCTGCTGGCTGCAGGCGCCGACGTGCAGGTGGCGATGACGCAGGCGGCGCGAGAGTTCATCACTCCGCTGACGCTGCAGGCGCTCTCGCGCCGCCCCGTCGCCACCAGCCTCCTGGATCCGGGCGAGGACGCCACCATCGGACACATCAAGATCGCCCAGGACGCCGATGCGGTCCTGGTCGCGCCGGCCACGGCCGACCTGATCGCGCGCATGGCCGCCGGCATGGCCGACGACATCGTGACCGCGGCGCTGCTGGTGACGCGCGCACCCGTCGTCGTCGCTCCGGCGATGAACACGCACATGCTCTCGCATCCCGCTACCGCCCGGAACATCGCAGCGCTCGCATCTTTCGGCCATCGCATCGTCGACAGCGATCACGGCGAGCTCGCGTGCGGCTACGAGGGGCTGGGACGTCTGCCCGATCCCGAGGTGCTGCTGGCCGAGTTGAGCGCGGCGCTCTCGCCGCAGGACCTGACGGGCGTCCGCGTGCTGGTGTCGGCGGGGCCCACGCGCGAGCCGCTCGATCCGGTGCGCTATCTGACCAACCGCTCGAGCGGACGCATGGGCTACGCGGTTGCCGCGGCCGCCTGGCGCCGCGGCGCGCGCGTCACGCTGGTCAGCGGCCCCACCTCTCTGGCGGCGCCGCGCGGCGTCGAGCGCATCGACGTCGGCACCGCAGCGGAAATGAAAAAAGCGCTGGAAGCGCACGCCGATGCCAGCGACGTGATCGTCATGGTCGCGGCCGTTGCCGACTACCGCCCGTCGCGCGTTGCCGAGGCCAAGATCAAGAAGAAGGCGGGCGAGCCGATGGTGCTCGAGCTTGCCGAGAACGAGGACATCCTGGCAGCGCTGGCGCGCAGGTCTTCCGATGCGATCGTCGTCGGCTTTGCTGCCGAGACGAACGACGTCGTCCGGCACGGCCGCGACAAGCTCGTGCGCAAGGGCGTCGACCTCATCGTCGCCAACGACGTCACGCGCGCCGGTGCGGGCTTCGAGACCGAGACCAACGCGGCGGTGCTTTTGGATGCCGCCGGTGAGGACGAAGAAACCGGCCTCGTCACGAAGGACGAGCTCGCCGACCGGATTCTGGATCGCGTGGTGGCCTTGCGCGCGCGGCCGCGGGCGCGCCGCGCCGTCACCTCGGCCTGA
- the queA gene encoding tRNA preQ1(34) S-adenosylmethionine ribosyltransferase-isomerase QueA, which yields MSSAGGGGRWKGLLDYELPSELIAQEPAPHRQDSRLLVLDRRSGALTHARFRDIGAFLPPRALLVANDSRVLRARLRGHKQGSGGAVELLVLGLGDGHRAPALSRSSKGLSHGQTIELAHGIVVRVQGPVERGRCLLDFSPLAVEEVLERIGEIPLPPYIERPGGPRSQDHERYQTVYAQAPGSVAAPTAGLHFTEELLSQLREHGFELATVTLHVGPGTFVPVRGSIDEHEMESESFTILPGAAAAVAAARAEGRAVVAVGTTTVRALESAADEGGVLATGASATRLFIRPGHRFRVVDAMVTNFHLPGSTLLALVMALAGREAIERAYEEAIAERYRFYSYGDAMLIR from the coding sequence TTGAGTTCGGCCGGCGGCGGCGGGCGCTGGAAAGGCCTGCTCGACTACGAGCTTCCTTCCGAGCTGATCGCGCAGGAGCCGGCGCCGCACCGGCAGGACTCGCGCCTGCTCGTGCTCGACCGCCGCAGCGGCGCGCTCACGCACGCGCGCTTTCGCGACATCGGCGCATTCCTGCCGCCGCGTGCACTGCTGGTGGCCAACGACTCGCGCGTCCTGCGCGCGCGGCTGCGCGGGCACAAGCAGGGCAGCGGCGGCGCCGTCGAACTGCTCGTGCTCGGACTCGGCGACGGGCACCGCGCGCCGGCGCTTTCGCGGTCGTCCAAAGGGCTCAGCCACGGGCAGACGATCGAGCTCGCGCACGGGATCGTCGTGCGGGTGCAGGGGCCGGTGGAGCGCGGCCGCTGTCTCCTCGATTTTTCTCCGCTGGCGGTCGAGGAAGTGCTCGAGCGCATCGGCGAGATCCCGTTGCCGCCCTACATCGAACGGCCGGGCGGGCCGCGCAGCCAGGACCACGAGCGCTACCAGACGGTCTACGCGCAGGCGCCGGGCTCGGTGGCTGCACCCACCGCGGGCCTGCACTTCACCGAGGAGCTGCTATCGCAGCTGCGCGAGCACGGCTTCGAGCTCGCAACCGTCACGCTGCACGTGGGCCCGGGCACCTTCGTCCCCGTGCGCGGCTCCATCGACGAGCACGAGATGGAGAGCGAGAGCTTCACGATCCTGCCCGGCGCAGCCGCCGCCGTGGCGGCCGCACGAGCCGAGGGCCGCGCGGTCGTGGCAGTGGGAACGACCACCGTGCGCGCGCTCGAAAGCGCCGCCGACGAGGGCGGGGTTCTGGCCACCGGCGCATCCGCCACGCGGCTGTTCATTCGGCCCGGCCATCGTTTCCGTGTAGTCGACGCGATGGTGACGAACTTCCATCTGCCCGGCTCCACGCTGCTGGCGCTGGTGATGGCGCTGGCCGGCCGCGAGGCCATCGAGCGCGCCTACGAGGAAGCCATCGCCGAGCGTTACCGCTTCTACAGCTACGGCGATGCGATGCTGATTCGATGA
- a CDS encoding YfhL family 4Fe-4S dicluster ferredoxin, producing the protein MATLITEECINCGACEPECPNTAIYEGGVQWEAPDGSMHEAIAEDIYYIVPVKCTECVGFFDQEQCAAVCPVDCCVPDPNIPETEDVLLERAKTLHPDVQIPEPPPSRFRR; encoded by the coding sequence ATGGCCACGCTGATCACAGAAGAATGCATCAATTGCGGCGCCTGCGAGCCCGAATGTCCCAACACCGCCATCTATGAGGGCGGCGTGCAGTGGGAGGCTCCGGACGGCTCGATGCACGAGGCCATCGCCGAGGACATCTATTACATCGTCCCGGTGAAGTGCACCGAGTGCGTCGGCTTCTTCGACCAGGAGCAGTGCGCGGCGGTGTGTCCGGTGGACTGCTGCGTGCCCGACCCCAACATCCCCGAGACCGAGGACGTGCTGCTGGAGCGCGCCAAGACTCTGCACCCCGACGTGCAGATCCCCGAGCCGCCTCCGTCGCGATTCCGCCGCTGA
- a CDS encoding lysylphosphatidylglycerol synthase transmembrane domain-containing protein has protein sequence MTTRGRRSVQLAVGLGLSALFLWLAVRGENWGQVGQEIARADYRFIALMFPAGAYGLYTRCQRWRILLERSAGRPLPMMPIYSASAIGFMANMVLPFRVGEIARPYLVARSLELSMASAVATVAIERVLDLVALAIFGVIIVSSVDVAPEVSWMAGLAAMLAIAGFGGAYVITIQRERLLPVLDRLWARIPRIGPMVVRLQHEFIDSMSTVSDFSTVLRTVAWSLYIWFFIGLTFALGFAATGIDVPYIGGGVTVATVVALAVAVPGAPGFVGQFEWGCKVGLGVFGVTEGAIGYAILVHASQFAITVILGVVCLAREGLSFRELSKMEEKVSKGA, from the coding sequence ATGACCACACGCGGCCGGCGCAGCGTCCAGCTGGCGGTGGGGCTCGGGCTGTCCGCCCTGTTCCTCTGGCTGGCCGTGCGCGGCGAGAACTGGGGGCAGGTCGGACAGGAGATCGCACGGGCCGACTACCGCTTCATCGCGCTGATGTTCCCGGCCGGGGCCTACGGCCTGTACACGCGCTGCCAGCGCTGGCGCATCCTGCTCGAGCGCTCGGCCGGGCGTCCGCTGCCGATGATGCCCATCTACTCCGCCTCGGCCATCGGGTTCATGGCCAACATGGTGCTGCCGTTCCGTGTCGGAGAGATTGCCCGTCCCTACCTGGTGGCGCGCAGCCTGGAGCTGTCGATGGCATCGGCCGTGGCCACCGTGGCGATCGAGCGCGTGCTCGACCTGGTCGCACTGGCGATCTTCGGCGTGATCATCGTTTCGTCGGTCGATGTGGCGCCGGAGGTGTCGTGGATGGCAGGGCTGGCGGCGATGCTGGCAATCGCCGGATTCGGCGGCGCCTACGTCATCACGATCCAGCGCGAGCGGCTGCTGCCGGTGCTCGACCGACTCTGGGCGCGTATCCCCCGCATCGGCCCGATGGTGGTGCGGCTGCAGCACGAGTTCATCGACAGCATGAGCACCGTATCCGACTTCTCCACGGTGCTGCGCACCGTGGCCTGGTCGCTCTACATCTGGTTCTTCATCGGGCTGACGTTCGCGCTCGGCTTTGCGGCAACCGGAATCGACGTGCCCTACATCGGCGGCGGCGTCACCGTGGCCACCGTCGTCGCGCTGGCGGTGGCGGTACCGGGCGCGCCCGGCTTCGTCGGCCAGTTCGAGTGGGGCTGCAAGGTCGGCCTCGGCGTCTTCGGCGTCACCGAGGGCGCCATCGGCTATGCCATCCTCGTCCATGCCAGTCAGTTCGCGATCACCGTCATACTTGGGGTTGTCTGCCTGGCCCGTGAGGGACTAAGCTTCCGCGAGCTCAGCAAAATGGAAGAAAAGGTATCCAAGGGCGCCTGA
- a CDS encoding polyprenyl synthetase family protein: MGSPLRLIDGDLMRVEARIAEVIRAREPLLTEISDYLINAGGKRVRPAVALLVFRACGGTDVTDMVDLSVSLELIHTATLLHDDIIDSNDVRRGKDAAPVRFGIADTLVTGDFLFSRAFQVCGRFEERIVDWAADACVQLTEGEIMQARFRRNAAVTEDDYLEIIARKTASLFAAGTRIAAHLAGLDSARIDRMNECGRQIGLAFQMIDDVLDIEGDPRKTGKRVGTDLLDGNPSLPVVWGLALPAVRRAFLEEGCGADVVEQALSELRSAAIGARVRERAVEHARVAAALVDELPASAFRDAVRQLVSELVDRQL, encoded by the coding sequence GTGGGCAGTCCGCTCCGCCTCATCGACGGTGATCTGATGCGGGTCGAGGCGCGCATCGCCGAGGTGATCCGCGCGCGTGAGCCGCTCCTGACCGAGATCTCCGACTATCTCATCAACGCCGGCGGCAAGCGCGTGCGCCCGGCGGTGGCGCTGCTGGTGTTTCGCGCCTGCGGCGGCACCGACGTCACCGACATGGTGGACCTGTCGGTGTCGCTGGAGCTGATCCACACGGCCACGCTCCTCCACGACGACATCATCGACTCCAACGACGTGCGGCGCGGCAAGGACGCGGCGCCCGTGCGCTTCGGCATCGCCGACACGCTGGTGACCGGAGATTTTCTCTTCTCGCGCGCGTTCCAGGTGTGCGGACGGTTCGAGGAGAGGATCGTCGACTGGGCGGCCGACGCCTGTGTCCAGCTCACCGAAGGCGAGATCATGCAGGCCCGCTTCCGCCGCAACGCCGCGGTAACCGAAGACGATTATCTGGAGATCATCGCGCGCAAGACCGCCTCGCTGTTCGCGGCCGGCACACGCATCGCCGCGCACCTGGCCGGCCTCGATTCCGCACGGATCGATCGCATGAACGAGTGCGGACGCCAGATCGGCCTCGCGTTCCAGATGATCGATGACGTCCTCGATATCGAGGGCGACCCGCGCAAGACCGGCAAGCGCGTGGGCACCGACCTTCTCGACGGCAACCCTTCTCTCCCCGTCGTGTGGGGACTGGCCTTGCCGGCGGTGCGACGCGCGTTTCTGGAAGAGGGCTGCGGCGCCGACGTCGTCGAACAGGCGCTGAGCGAGCTGCGGTCAGCCGCGATCGGCGCGCGCGTTCGCGAGCGCGCCGTCGAGCATGCGCGCGTGGCCGCCGCGCTGGTCGACGAGCTGCCCGCTTCGGCATTTCGCGATGCGGTCCGTCAGCTCGTCTCCGAGCTCGTGGACCGCCAGCTGTAG
- a CDS encoding nodulation protein NfeD has product MSMPLARRTAGAVALAAALAALTALPAATVLAEKAPKVADEKAAERAPAHRDRRHDGAGDRPAADAASHEAAADLAAPSASVFRIRIDGAITPAAADYLAAGIEQAAAAEALALVVELDTPGGLLDSTKTMVKALLAAPLPVLVHVWPGGASATSAGVFVTMAAHVAAMGPGTSIGAAHPVAGQGKDIEGDMRKKVENFTASFGSAIAQRRGRNVEWAEKAVRESVAVTEKEAVELRVVDFVASGLTDLLKQASGRRVEVAGHDVVLNLHRAIGEDGTARVVDVEMTLRQRVLSFVSDPNIAYLLMMVAMLGLYMELSQPGAVVPGVVGTIALLLALLASQVLPISGGGALLMLLGAAFLVAELFVPSFGILGFGGIVALALGSLFLYTPESSLYVDRRLIATTVVMATTIMLAVGSLLLRDRRRRPALGAEGLIGEIGVAVTDVGPSGKVRVHGELWNASSTAPIAAGTSVRIESVTGLKVRVVPQPRGETK; this is encoded by the coding sequence ATGAGCATGCCACTGGCACGTCGCACGGCGGGCGCGGTCGCGCTTGCCGCCGCGCTGGCAGCGCTGACGGCCCTGCCGGCCGCGACCGTGCTGGCCGAGAAGGCGCCGAAGGTTGCGGACGAGAAGGCGGCGGAGCGGGCGCCCGCGCACAGGGATCGCAGACACGACGGCGCGGGCGATCGCCCTGCCGCTGACGCAGCGTCGCACGAGGCCGCCGCCGATCTGGCGGCGCCTTCCGCCAGCGTCTTTCGCATCCGCATCGACGGCGCGATCACGCCCGCCGCTGCCGATTATCTGGCAGCGGGCATCGAGCAGGCCGCTGCGGCCGAGGCCCTTGCGCTGGTGGTGGAACTCGACACGCCCGGCGGCCTCCTCGATTCGACCAAGACGATGGTCAAGGCGCTGCTCGCGGCGCCGTTGCCCGTGCTGGTCCACGTCTGGCCCGGCGGCGCCAGCGCCACGTCGGCCGGAGTCTTCGTCACCATGGCCGCGCACGTCGCGGCGATGGGGCCGGGCACGTCCATCGGCGCCGCGCATCCGGTGGCGGGGCAGGGCAAGGACATCGAGGGCGACATGCGCAAGAAGGTCGAGAACTTCACCGCCAGCTTCGGCAGCGCCATCGCGCAGCGACGCGGGCGCAACGTGGAGTGGGCCGAGAAGGCCGTGCGCGAGAGCGTGGCCGTGACCGAGAAGGAAGCGGTGGAGCTGAGGGTCGTCGATTTCGTCGCCAGCGGCCTGACTGATCTTCTGAAGCAGGCCAGCGGGCGCAGGGTCGAAGTGGCAGGCCACGACGTCGTCCTGAACCTGCACCGCGCCATCGGCGAGGATGGCACCGCGCGAGTCGTGGACGTGGAGATGACGCTGCGGCAGCGCGTGCTGTCCTTCGTCAGCGATCCCAACATCGCCTACCTGCTGATGATGGTCGCGATGCTCGGCCTGTACATGGAGTTGTCGCAGCCCGGCGCGGTCGTGCCCGGCGTGGTCGGGACCATCGCGCTCCTGCTGGCGCTGCTGGCCTCGCAGGTGCTTCCGATCAGCGGCGGCGGCGCACTCCTCATGCTGCTGGGCGCGGCGTTTCTGGTGGCCGAGCTGTTCGTGCCGAGCTTCGGCATTCTGGGCTTCGGCGGCATCGTCGCCCTCGCGCTCGGCTCGCTGTTTCTGTACACGCCCGAATCCTCGCTCTACGTGGACCGGCGCCTGATCGCGACGACCGTCGTGATGGCGACCACGATCATGCTGGCCGTGGGCTCGCTGCTGCTGCGCGACCGCAGGCGCCGGCCGGCGCTCGGCGCCGAAGGCTTGATCGGCGAGATCGGCGTGGCGGTAACCGATGTCGGGCCCAGCGGCAAGGTGCGTGTCCACGGCGAGCTGTGGAACGCCAGCAGCACCGCGCCGATCGCGGCCGGCACCAGCGTGCGAATCGAATCGGTGACCGGGCTCAAGGTGCGCGTGGTGCCCCAGCCCAGAGGAGAAACGAAATGA
- a CDS encoding slipin family protein, producing MIGLYVVLAVVLLLASGVKVMREYERAVILRLGRLVAHRGPGIIYVIPGIEKMVRIDMRTITMDVPSQDVITRDNVSVKVNAVLYFRVVDPSRAVVEVENFLFATSLMAQTTMRSICGQAELDHLLSDRERINQQIQTILDDQTDPWGIKVVAVELKHIDLPQEMQRAMARQAEAERERRAKVIAAEGEFQASTRLREAAEIMADQPIAVQLRFLQTLVEVASDTSTTIVLPIPVDLLTPFFTHSAKTAERAEASAT from the coding sequence ATGATCGGACTGTACGTCGTTCTGGCCGTGGTCCTTCTACTGGCGAGCGGAGTCAAGGTCATGCGCGAGTACGAGCGTGCGGTGATCCTGCGGCTCGGCCGGCTGGTGGCGCACCGCGGTCCCGGCATCATCTACGTGATCCCCGGGATCGAGAAGATGGTCCGCATCGACATGCGCACCATCACCATGGACGTGCCGAGCCAGGACGTGATCACGCGCGACAACGTTTCGGTCAAGGTGAACGCGGTTCTGTATTTCCGCGTCGTCGATCCGAGCCGCGCGGTGGTGGAAGTGGAGAACTTCCTGTTTGCGACTTCGCTCATGGCGCAGACCACGATGCGCAGCATCTGCGGGCAGGCCGAGCTGGACCATCTGCTCTCGGACCGAGAGCGCATCAACCAGCAGATCCAGACCATCCTGGACGACCAGACCGATCCGTGGGGGATCAAGGTCGTGGCCGTCGAGCTCAAGCACATCGACCTGCCGCAGGAGATGCAGCGCGCGATGGCGCGGCAGGCCGAGGCCGAACGCGAGCGGCGCGCCAAGGTCATTGCCGCCGAAGGCGAGTTCCAGGCCTCCACGCGCCTGCGCGAAGCGGCGGAGATCATGGCCGACCAGCCCATCGCCGTGCAGCTCCGCTTCCTGCAGACCCTGGTGGAGGTAGCCTCCGACACCAGCACGACCATCGTGCTGCCGATCCCGGTCGATCTGCTCACGCCCTTCTTCACGCATTCGGCCAAGACGGCCGAGCGAGCCGAGGCATCCGCGACTTGA
- a CDS encoding uracil-DNA glycosylase, with the protein MDPDALRLARVYLEREMALGLELLPRAGAPAAEARAAANIAALRSGATVAAPGPAPADARTAAAGATPQAPAVSSAAAGTRLGGPLVEQAIVEAVSLEQLRGVLGECTRCKLCSGRTNIVFGVGNPAADLMFVGEGPGEDEDVQGEPFVGKAGKLLTDIITRGMGLKRSDVYIANVVKCRPPSNRNPEPDEIVACEPFLLRQVELVSPKVLVSLGNFATQALLRDRTSITRRRGQWHEFAGIPLMPTFHPAYLLRNPSDKRLVWDDIKQVMARLGLPLPQRGGG; encoded by the coding sequence ATGGACCCGGACGCACTGAGGCTCGCACGGGTCTACCTGGAGCGCGAGATGGCTCTGGGCCTGGAGCTGCTACCGCGCGCGGGTGCTCCGGCGGCCGAGGCACGCGCGGCGGCGAACATTGCCGCGCTTCGGTCCGGCGCGACCGTTGCGGCACCGGGGCCCGCTCCGGCCGACGCGCGAACGGCAGCGGCGGGCGCCACGCCGCAGGCGCCGGCGGTCTCCTCTGCCGCGGCCGGTACCCGCCTCGGCGGCCCGCTGGTGGAGCAGGCGATCGTCGAGGCGGTCTCGCTCGAGCAGCTTCGCGGAGTGCTCGGCGAGTGCACGCGCTGCAAGCTGTGCAGCGGCCGCACCAACATCGTCTTCGGCGTGGGCAATCCCGCCGCCGATCTGATGTTCGTCGGAGAAGGGCCCGGCGAGGACGAAGATGTCCAGGGCGAGCCGTTCGTCGGAAAAGCGGGCAAGCTGCTCACCGACATCATCACGCGCGGCATGGGCCTGAAGCGCAGCGACGTCTATATCGCCAACGTCGTCAAGTGCCGGCCGCCGAGCAACCGCAACCCCGAGCCCGACGAGATCGTTGCATGCGAGCCGTTCCTGCTTCGTCAGGTCGAGCTGGTCTCGCCGAAAGTTCTCGTCAGCCTCGGCAACTTCGCCACGCAGGCACTGCTGCGAGACCGCACCTCCATCACGCGCCGCCGCGGGCAGTGGCACGAATTCGCCGGCATCCCGTTGATGCCGACGTTCCATCCCGCCTACCTGCTGCGGAACCCGTCGGACAAGCGCCTGGTGTGGGACGACATCAAGCAGGTGATGGCGCGCCTCGGATTGCCGCTGCCGCAGCGCGGTGGCGGGTGA
- a CDS encoding zinc dependent phospholipase C family protein has product MSAVLIAFVLMAVALVLVAPGDALAWGPITHIVHGSAVLASIELLPEAMQALLSANAGCYLYGCVGADIIQAKAYTRDVSTHCHRWPVAWRIVEEASTDREKAFAWGYMTHLAADIVSHNHFVPSSLLRSFPSPALGHAYWEARADALQDPEHRGMVRQLLAGSYRDCDALVGRVVEHTLLSLKTNKRIFDSMLALSKLDRWQSFLKTVNERSRYSLGVDTVHRYNSACIAAAQDLLGNQRESYTQSYDPTGHEVLARAIALRRRLRALKRARKLDPGLEKEIERQIGPDESF; this is encoded by the coding sequence GTGAGCGCTGTTTTGATTGCGTTCGTGCTGATGGCCGTGGCTCTCGTGCTCGTCGCACCCGGCGATGCCCTCGCCTGGGGCCCGATCACGCACATCGTACACGGGAGCGCCGTCCTGGCCAGCATCGAGCTGTTGCCGGAGGCCATGCAGGCGCTGCTTTCCGCCAACGCCGGCTGCTACCTCTACGGCTGCGTCGGCGCCGACATCATCCAGGCCAAGGCCTACACCCGCGACGTTTCGACACACTGCCACCGCTGGCCCGTGGCGTGGCGCATCGTCGAGGAGGCATCGACGGACCGCGAGAAGGCGTTCGCCTGGGGCTACATGACCCACCTTGCCGCCGACATCGTCTCGCACAACCATTTCGTGCCCAGCAGCCTGCTGCGGTCCTTTCCCTCGCCTGCCCTGGGGCACGCGTACTGGGAGGCTCGCGCCGATGCGCTCCAGGACCCGGAGCACCGCGGGATGGTGCGCCAGCTCCTGGCCGGCAGCTACCGCGACTGTGACGCGCTGGTGGGACGGGTCGTCGAGCACACGCTGCTGTCGCTGAAGACCAACAAGCGCATCTTCGATTCGATGCTGGCGCTGAGCAAGCTCGACCGCTGGCAGAGCTTCCTCAAGACCGTCAATGAGCGGTCGCGCTACTCGTTGGGCGTCGACACCGTGCACCGCTACAACTCGGCCTGCATTGCCGCCGCGCAGGATCTGCTCGGCAACCAGCGCGAATCCTACACCCAGAGCTACGATCCGACCGGCCACGAGGTGCTGGCGCGCGCCATCGCGCTGCGGCGCCGGCTGCGCGCTCTCAAACGCGCACGCAAGCTCGATCCGGGGCTGGAGAAGGAGATCGAGCGCCAGATCGGCCCCGACGAATCGTTCTGA
- a CDS encoding TIGR03617 family F420-dependent LLM class oxidoreductase, translating to MIKLDTAFVGGSIAKVAETARAAERLGFDGIMTAETAHDPFLPLMIAAEHTSTIELGTAIAVAFPRSPMITAHMAWDLQHYSGGRFLLGLGTQVKGHNEKRFSVPWVAPGPRLRELVESLHAIWSCWQDNRPLSYHGKYYSFSLMTPFFNPGRIEEGRPPVYIAGVNEYMCRLAGELCDGFHIHPLNSTRYLDEVIRPLIAEGAAKAGRKIEDITLAAPCFVVMGDSDEEREGAAAAVRQQISFYASTRTYCAVLDTHGWGEVGPQLHERSQRGDWSGMADLITDEMLQAFAVIGRRDEIPGLLKKRFEGRVQRVALYLPFVPGSDDDWWQQVIQTLHA from the coding sequence ATGATCAAGCTCGATACCGCCTTCGTCGGCGGGTCCATCGCCAAGGTGGCCGAGACGGCGCGCGCCGCCGAGCGCCTGGGCTTCGACGGCATCATGACCGCCGAGACCGCCCACGACCCCTTCCTGCCGCTGATGATCGCCGCCGAGCACACCAGCACGATCGAGCTGGGGACCGCCATCGCCGTGGCCTTCCCGCGCAGCCCGATGATCACCGCGCACATGGCGTGGGACCTCCAGCACTACTCGGGCGGGCGCTTCCTGCTCGGGCTCGGCACGCAGGTCAAGGGACACAACGAGAAGCGCTTCAGCGTGCCGTGGGTCGCGCCCGGACCGCGCCTGCGCGAGCTCGTCGAGTCGCTGCACGCGATCTGGTCGTGTTGGCAGGACAACCGGCCGCTGTCCTACCACGGCAAGTACTACTCCTTCAGTCTGATGACGCCGTTCTTCAACCCGGGACGCATCGAGGAGGGCCGGCCGCCGGTCTACATCGCCGGCGTCAATGAATACATGTGCCGCCTGGCCGGCGAGCTGTGCGACGGCTTCCACATCCACCCGCTCAACAGCACGCGCTATCTCGATGAGGTCATCCGGCCGCTGATTGCGGAAGGCGCCGCCAAGGCGGGGCGCAAGATCGAAGACATCACCCTGGCCGCTCCGTGCTTCGTCGTCATGGGTGACAGCGACGAGGAGCGCGAAGGCGCGGCGGCGGCGGTTCGCCAGCAGATCTCTTTCTATGCCTCCACGCGCACGTATTGCGCAGTGCTCGACACGCACGGCTGGGGCGAGGTGGGACCGCAGCTGCACGAGCGCTCGCAGCGCGGCGACTGGAGCGGGATGGCCGATCTGATCACGGACGAGATGCTCCAGGCCTTCGCCGTCATCGGGCGGCGCGACGAGATTCCGGGGCTGCTGAAGAAGCGCTTCGAAGGCCGTGTGCAGCGCGTGGCGCTGTATCTACCGTTCGTTCCAGGCAGCGATGACGATTGGTGGCAGCAGGTGATCCAGACTCTGCACGCGTGA